Proteins from one Neodiprion fabricii isolate iyNeoFabr1 chromosome 5, iyNeoFabr1.1, whole genome shotgun sequence genomic window:
- the LOC124183268 gene encoding uncharacterized protein LOC124183268, giving the protein MAAESYTERIQLENLLENGSNRVKWCNLEVAFKSRIQSGMIVNFKHVDTKAFMEESQTLFEKQIESALKEKNALKVNTVLTAKYFVSKNDEMTLEDKYFNTKNSEILRTTDLKDWFLRNVVDPTLKKMEEFEEQGSGWAFSSIDNLRININKYNPMRVGSYIELPSAIKNKTACVNVQNTDNECFKWAVLSALHPCRNAQRVDNYKPYERELNFDGIEFPVLPIQIPDFEKQNNISINLFDLQKKNGKFTALPHHKTTLKKEKHVNLLMIQNYYFDEGSEVEQDGKSDEEVEIRYHYVWIKNLSRLIFDVSKEKIKKYICDRCLCYFRTKEKLIQHEPVCGNLDEGKVVLPIPGKNILTFKNFKNKYKVPFIVYADFECLLKPVRSVQSTSKTQVIHNHEPFDVGFYFKCNYADELSFYRSYRNSDHQDSKPAEWFVKELEQLVKYIEPVFWCPIPINELTADQKAEFNNSSTCHICERKIPRERKVKDHCHLTGNYLGPAHEDCNLNRQDSRTVPIVFHNLSGYDAHFLIKDISRGFKGRISLLALTKERYISFTKHIEGRDKINLRFIDSFRFMNLSLEKLASNLQELKIVKSEFSPITDEKLKLLTRKGVFPYEYLDALKKLDESKLPPKGKFYSVLKSSKVSDKDYEHAETVWKEFGIQTLGEYSDLYLKTDVLLLADVFENFRDSCLEAYGLDPAHYYTAPGLTWDAMLKYTKIELPLMTDIDMVTFIEKGIRGGVSQCSNRYAKANNKYMPDYNPDEDSKYLMYYDINNLYGWAMMQPLPEGGFEWVSDPSDLNFQNVADDSSVGYILEVDLEYPEAIHDKHRDLPLCPEHREPPGSKQSKLLTTLYDKTRYILHYRNLQQALRNGLRLTNIHRVLKFDQSPWLRKYIELNSEKRMNARNKFEKEFYKLMNNAIAGKTMENVRKRVDVKLVTKWEGRYGAEALIAKPNFRSLSVFDENLIAVELGRMEILLDKPIYVGFCVLDLSKTHLYDFHYDYMISQFADRCKLLYTDTDSLIYEVKCPDIYEIMKRDIHKFDTSNYDSQNRYGIKQDNEKVVGLMKDECKGKLLREFVGLRSKMYCLRIENERDKKKAKGVTKPVVENNVKFEHYLECLNEMKTRRFKQHTFRSNLHAVNTVEQDKLALNPDDDKRQLLDYTTDTLPWGYRKTPRSVDMDTD; this is encoded by the exons ATGGCTGCTGAAAGTTATACTGAAAGAA TACAACTGGAGAATTTACTGGAAAACGGTAGTAATAGAGTCAAGTGGTGTAATTTAGAGGTAGCTTTTAAGAGTCGCATACAATCAGGAATGATAGTGAACTTCAAACACGTGGATACGAAAGCTTTTATGGAAGAATCACAGACACTTTTTGAAAAGCAGATTGAATCCgcattgaaagaaaagaatgcTTTGAAAGTAAACACTGTTTTGActgcaaaatattttgtttcgaaaaaCGATGAGATGACTCTTGAAGATAAGTATTTTAACACAAAGAATTCAGAGATTCTACGAACGACCGATCTGAAAGATTGGTTTTTAAGAAATGTAGTCGATCCTACCCtcaaaaaaatggaagagTTTGAAGAACAGGGCTCAGGTTGGGCCTTCAGTTCGATTGATAACTTAAGAATTAACATCAACAAGTACAATCCTATGCGAGTTGGCTCATATATTGAATTACCCTCAGCTATCAAGAATAAAACAGCTTGCGTCAATGTGCAGAACACGGACAACGAATGTTTCAAATGGGCCGTGTTGTCTGCCCTACATCCGTGTCGTAATGCGCAGCGAGTTGATAACTACAAACCATACGAACGTGAATTGAACTTCGATGGAATTGAATTCCCCGTACTACCGATACAGATTCCGGATTTTGAGAAACAGAATAATATTTCTATTAACCTCTTTGATCTGCAAAAGAAGAACGGAAAGTTCACAGCACTTCCTCACCACAAAACTActctgaagaaagaaaaacatgtAAATTTACTTATGatacaaaattattacttCGATGAAGGATCGGAAGTAGAGCAAGATGGGAAAAGCGATGAGGAGGTGGAAATCCGATATCATTATGTTTGGATCAAAAATCTGTCGCGATTGATCTTCGACGTTtcaaaagagaaaataaaaaaatacatatgtgATCGGTGTCTGTGCTACTTTCgaacaaaagaaaagttgATTCAACATGAACCAGTTTGTGGAAATTTGGATGAGGGCAAGGTCGTGCTGCCTATACCGGGAAAGAATATTCTCACGtttaagaatttcaaaaataagtACAAGGTGCCGTTCATTGTTTATGCCGATTTCGAATGCCTTCTGAAGCCAGTTCGATCAGTTCAAAGTACTTCCAAAACCCAGGTGATCCACAATCATGAACCATTTGACGTAGGATTCTACTTCAAGTGCAATTATGCCGACGAACTATCCTTTTACCGTAGCTATCGAAATAGTGATCATCAAGATTCGAAGCCTGCCGAATGGTTTGTGAAAGAGCTTGAACAGTTGGTTAAGTACATTGAGCCAGTGTTCTGGTGTCCGATACCAATAAATGAACTGACCGCAGACCAGAAAGCGGAATTTAACAACTCATCAACTTGCCACATTTGCGAAAGGAAAATCCCGAGGGAGAGAAAAGTGAAGGACCACTGCCATCTCACGGGAAATTATCTAGGCCCGGCACACGAAGATTGCAACCTAAACAGACAGGATTCCCGTACGGTGCCAATCGTCTTCCACAACCTGAGTGGATACGACGCTCATTTCCTCATCAAAGACATTTCCAGGGGTTTTAAAGGTCGTATAAGTCTTTTGGCGCTGACCAAAGAACGGTACATATCATTTACAAAACATATCGAAGGCAGAGATAAAATAAACCTTCGATTCATCGACTCTTTCCGATTTATGAACCTTTCGTTGGAGAAACTAGCGTCGAATCTTCAAGAgttgaaaatagtgaaaagCGAATTTTCTCCTATCACAGACGAGAAACTGAAGCTTCTGACACGAAAAGGCGTATTTCCCTACGAATATCTCGACGCGTTGAAAAAGCTTGACGAATCCAAGCTACCACCGAAGGGGAAATTTTACAGCGTTTTGAAGAGTAGCAAAGTCTCTGACAAAGATTACGAGCATGCGGAAACAGTCTGGAAAGAATTTGGCATCCAAACATTGGGTGAATACTCCGACCTATACCTAAAAACGGACGTTCTACTCTTGGCGGatgtctttgaaaatttccgagACAGTTGTCTCGAGGCCTACGGTCTCGATCCAGCTCACTATTACACAGCTCCAGGCCTAACGTGGGACGCGATGCTTAAATATACCAAGATTGAATTGCCCTTGATGACCGATATAGATATGGTAACGTTTATTGAAAAAGGTATCAGGGGTGGCGTGAGTCAGTGTTCCAATCGATATGCCAAAGCCAACAACAAATACATGCCGGACTACAACCCGGACGAGGATTCGAAATATCTCATGTACTACGACATCAATAATCTTTACGGCTGGGCGATGATGCAGCCGCTCCCCGAAGGTGGCTTTGAATGGGTGTCCGACCCCAGCGATTTAAATTTCCAGAACGTAGCCGATGACTCGTCGGTTGGATACATACTGGAAGTCGACTTGGAGTACCCCGAAGCTATTCACGACAAACACCGTGACCTACCTCTGTGTCCGGAGCACAGGGAGCCTCCTGGCTCCAAGCAATCCAAGTTATTGACAACCTTGTACGACAAGACTCGGTACATTTTGCATTATCGAAATTTGCAGCAAGCTTTACGAAATGGTCTTCGACTCACCAATATTCACAGAGTATTGAAATTCGATCAATCGCCTTGGTTAAGAAAATACATAGAGTTGAATAGCGAAAAACGAATGAACGCTAGAAATAAGTTTGAGAAAGAgttttacaaactcatgaataacgcgaTTGCCGGTAAGACCATGGAAAATGTAAGAAAACGAGTGGACGTTAAACTTGTAACAAAGTGGGAAGGGAGATACGGGGCGGAAGCTCTCATCGCAAAACCCAATTTTCGCAGTCTTTCTGTGTTTGACGAGAATCTTATTGCTGTGGAGTTGGGGAGGATGGAAATTTTGCTAGATAAACCGATATATGTTGGGTTTTGTGTGTTAGACCTATCGAAAACACACCTCTACGATTTTCACTACGATTACATGATATCTCAATTCGCAGATCGttgcaaattattatacaccgacacagacagcctcATCTATGAGGTAAAATGTCCAGATATTTACGAAATCATGAAACGTGACATCCATAAATTCGACACCTCGAACTACGATTCTCAGAATAGATATGGCATTAAGCAAGACAACGAGAAGGTTGTAGGTCTCATGAAAGACGAATGTAAGGGAAAATTGTTAAGAGAGTTTGTGGGCTTGCGCAGCAAGATGTACTGCTTACGTATTGAAAATGagcgtgataaaaaaaaagccaaGGGTGTGACGAAACCTGTCGTCGAAAACAATGTAAAGTTTGAGCACTATTTGGAGtgtttgaatgaaatgaaaactcgGCGTTTCAAGCAACATACTTTTCGGTCTAATTTGCATGCGGTAAATACTGTCGAGCAAGATAAACTGGCTCTTAATCCTGACGACGATAAGCGGCAGTTGCTGGACTATACGACAGACACGTTACCTTGGGGTTATCGCAAAACACCAAGATCAGTTGATATGGACACGGACTAG
- the LOC124183462 gene encoding CD63 antigen-like isoform X2: MSCACECIRWLLFLFNFIFSLVGLVLLGFGVWIHLELDDYQKISETVGAPAIALIILGSIIFVIAFFGCCGTIRENHCMVVTFAVFLLAILIIQIAIGVWAFLIYKDVGTDEWTQDIATTYKDLFAKYWSSENDQAVIDVVQSNLNCCGIASSEDYTNRSYFTNSTAIPWSCCGNAENVNCASSSSVYQKGCLDSMEEFFGSFAKIIGGIAIGVAATELVGIIFALCLANSIRNDDRRGYRV, from the exons ATGAGTTGCGCGTGTGAGTGCATAAGATGGCTACTTTTCCTCTTCAACTTTATATTCTCG CTGGTCGGCTTAGTCCTTCTTGGATTTGGCGTTTGGATACATCTGGAATTGGACGACTAccaaaaaattagcgaaaccGTCGGAGCTCCAGCAATCGCTCTGATAATCCTCGGCTCGATAATATTCGTAATCGCATTCTTCGGATGCTGCGGAACAATAAGGGAGAATCACTGCATGGTTGTAACG TTCGCCGTCTTCCTTCTCGCTATCCTGATCATCCAAATCGCCATCGGTGTATGGGCCTTCCTTATATACAAGGATGTCGGTACCGACGAGTGGACACAGGACATCGCCACCACTTACAAAGACTTATTCGCGAAATACTGGTCCAGCGAAAATGACCAGGCCGTTATCGACGTGGTACAGAGCAAT TTGAATTGCTGCGGAATAGCTTCATCCGAGGACTACACCAATCGTTCCTACTTCACCAACAGCACCGCCATCCCCTGGAGTTGCTGCGGAAATGCTGAGAATGTCAATTGCGCATCATCGTCATCGGTATACCAAAAAGGTTGTCTCGACTCTATGGAGGAATTCTTCGGCAGCTTTGCAAAGATCATTGGCGGAATTGCCATCGGCGTTGCTGCAACTGAG TTGGTCGGAATAATATTCGCCCTGTGTTTGGCGAACTCGATCAGGAACGACGACCGAAGAGGCTACAGGGTCTAA
- the LOC124183462 gene encoding CD63 antigen-like isoform X1, with translation MSCGISCIKYLLFIFNFVFVLVGLVLLGFGVWIHLELDDYQKISETVGAPAIALIILGSIIFVIAFFGCCGTIRENHCMVVTFAVFLLAILIIQIAIGVWAFLIYKDVGTDEWTQDIATTYKDLFAKYWSSENDQAVIDVVQSNLNCCGIASSEDYTNRSYFTNSTAIPWSCCGNAENVNCASSSSVYQKGCLDSMEEFFGSFAKIIGGIAIGVAATELVGIIFALCLANSIRNDDRRGYRV, from the exons ATGAGCTGCGGAATATCGTGTATCAAGTACCTCCTCTTCATATTCAACTTCGTCTTTGTC CTGGTCGGCTTAGTCCTTCTTGGATTTGGCGTTTGGATACATCTGGAATTGGACGACTAccaaaaaattagcgaaaccGTCGGAGCTCCAGCAATCGCTCTGATAATCCTCGGCTCGATAATATTCGTAATCGCATTCTTCGGATGCTGCGGAACAATAAGGGAGAATCACTGCATGGTTGTAACG TTCGCCGTCTTCCTTCTCGCTATCCTGATCATCCAAATCGCCATCGGTGTATGGGCCTTCCTTATATACAAGGATGTCGGTACCGACGAGTGGACACAGGACATCGCCACCACTTACAAAGACTTATTCGCGAAATACTGGTCCAGCGAAAATGACCAGGCCGTTATCGACGTGGTACAGAGCAAT TTGAATTGCTGCGGAATAGCTTCATCCGAGGACTACACCAATCGTTCCTACTTCACCAACAGCACCGCCATCCCCTGGAGTTGCTGCGGAAATGCTGAGAATGTCAATTGCGCATCATCGTCATCGGTATACCAAAAAGGTTGTCTCGACTCTATGGAGGAATTCTTCGGCAGCTTTGCAAAGATCATTGGCGGAATTGCCATCGGCGTTGCTGCAACTGAG TTGGTCGGAATAATATTCGCCCTGTGTTTGGCGAACTCGATCAGGAACGACGACCGAAGAGGCTACAGGGTCTAA